Below is a genomic region from Neorhizobium galegae.
ACGACACCGCCTGCCCGTCAACGTCGATCCACGCAAAAGCAGAATGCCTGAAACGCGGCTTCAATCGCTTGACCCTCCAAGGCCGGAAACTTGTAGCGTCCGCTCCATCTCGTGACTTCGCGTGGAGATGGCGAATGGGCGGTCGCGAGGGAAATCGTCTCCGCGCCAGAAAAATCGCTTGACCTTCCCAGTGTGGGAAGCCGCAAGCCATCGACAAAGCGGGCGATTGCCTCAGCGCTACGATTGCAGCAGGTCACCCTTCCTGCCTTCGTGGCGTTGTTGCGATGCCACACAAACGACGTGAAGCGGTGGTCTGAGAAGGCGTCGATTGACAAGCTCGAAGGCACTGGCAATCCTCATAGGCATGAGCGGGATGTATCGAATCACATCTAGAGCGATGGCACTGATGTTCAGACTGGTGATGATCTTGTCACTGGCTGGCTACAGCTTTTCTGCCGTCAGCGCTGCGATGCATCCCGAGAGCGCCGCCCAGGTCTCCCAGATCGAAGACGGTCACGCCTCTCACCATGGCGACGACCGCCTTGCGATGGCCGATGCCGATCATCACGGCAACCAGCACGACCACGGCAGTCCGGAAAAGTCCAAGAGCTCCTGCTGCACGGATTATTGCGGCGTTGCGGCCATCACCTGCCCCGGCTCCTCGTTGAGCCATCCGCGCGTGGTCTCCATTCGCGAGTTCATCGACGACACCGATACTGCCGGTCAGAATCCGAGCCTCCATCGTCCACCTAACATCTGAGAACTAGCACCCGCAGGGCGGGTCTTGCTGTGCCTGTGCGCGAGCGAGCGCCATGGCGCAATTGCGATCATATTCTCGGATTTTCACCATGAAACATTTGTTCCTGGTGGTTGCTCTTCCGCTTTTTGCCAGCGGATGTGCATCCACATTGCCTGAAGTCGTGGCTTCGACCGACCACCCTGACACCGTGCCCGACGTCAGGCCCCTTCGGTACCGGAGCCCGATTGACGGCTACACCCATCGCATGCCCGTTGATCCGAAGCCCTGGCGCGGTCTCAACGACGCCCAGGCTCCGAAAAAAGGATGAGCGCGATGATAACACGTCACATCAGGCTCGTGTCCGCCGTCGTGCTTCCCCTCGCCGCCGCCGGCTGCGTGACAACGGACTATTCGGCCAAGGATGCCGGTTTCGCGACCGCGTCGTCGAAAAGCAGCGAGGCAACCGGCAAACAGACCGTTTGGGTGCAAAACCGAGAGCAGGCTCAGGCAGTCCGCGACCGCGTGAAGGCGCTGATGGTCAGGAAGACCGTCGACGTGGAGACCGCCGTCCAGGTCGCTCTCCTGAACAACAAGGGCCTCCAGGCCTCCTATGCCGATCTCGGAGAGAGTGCCGCGGACGCATGGCAGACGCAGCTTTCGGTTTTTCCGACCTTCTCCGTCGGTCTGACCGGGATAGCTACTCCCGGACTTGAGGCCTATCGTGTTCTTGAAGGTGCTGTCGCGGCCAATATCCTGGCGCTGGCGACATACGACAAGAACATCAAGCTGGCCGATACACGGTTCCGTCAGGCCCAGCTCAACGCGGCCATCGCCACGATCTCTCTCGCTGCCGAAACGAGACGAGCCTGGATCAACGCCGTGGCGGCGTGGGAAAACGTCGCCTACCTCAACCAGGCCAAGGCAGCCGCCGACGCTGCGTCCGAACTCGCCAAGAAGATCGGCGAAGCCGGATCGATGCCGAAGGCAGACCAGGCACGTGAACACGTCTTTTATGCGGAGCTGACCGGCGAGACTGCCAAGGCAAGGCTCGAGGCAAAGCTTGCCAAGGAGGAGCTGGTCAGGCTGATGGGCCTCTCCGGTTCCGACATCGACTTCCAGATTCCGAACCGTCTCCCCTCACTGCCGAAGGCATTGATCAAGCGCGACGACATCGAGGCCGAGTCGATTCACAGGCGCATGGATCTGCAGGTCGCCCGCCTGGAGCTTCAGGCGACCGCTCAGTCCTACAAGCTCGAAGATGTCACCCGCATCGTCACCGACATCGAACTGGTCGGCACTTACGAAAAGGAACGCGAGCGCGAGGACGGCAAGATCCTCTCGGACGTGTCGAAGACCGCGTCGCTGGAGTTCAGGATCCCGATCTTCGATTCCGGCCAGGCGCGTCTGCGAAAGGGTGAGCTCGCCTACATGCGGGCCGCCAACCAGCTGGCGGAACTTGCGGTCAACGCCCGTTCGCAAGCCCGCTCCGCCTACCTCGCCTACAGGTCGAACTACGACATCGCGAGGCATTACCGGAACAACGTCCTGCCGTTGCGCAACGCGATCGAGCAGCAGTCCCTCCTCACCTACAACGGCATGATCACCAGCACCTTCGAACTGATCGCCGATACCCGCGAGAAGATCGATTCCACCATCCTCGCCGTCAAAGCCAAGCGCGACTTCTGGCTCGCCGAGGCGAACCTCGCTCCTGTCATCTATGGCGGAGCCACGGGTTCTGCTGCGGCAGAGACAGAAGTCGCATCGGCCGAAGAAGCCGAGGCAGGCGGACACTGAGAAAGGAAAACGAGAATGTTCAGTAGAAGACAATTGCTGGGAGCAGGTGCCGCCGGAGCCGCCCTCGTCTCCTCCCAGTCGTGGAGCCAGACCACCAACATGGGTCTGCCGGAGGCGGCCGTCATGGATTCCGCCGCGACCCAGACGCCCGTTCGGCCATCTGTCGGCCCAGACTACAACCCGGTCGTGACGCTCAACGGCTGGACCCTGCCCTTCCGGATGAACAACGGCGTCAAGGAGTTCCACCTCGTCGCCGAACCTGTCGAGCGCGAGATGGCCGAAGGCATGACGGCCTACCTCTGGGGCTATAACGGCCAGTCGCCAGGTCCGACGATCGAAGCCGTGGAAGGCGACCGCGTCCGTATCTTCGTGACAAACAAGCTGCCCGAGCACACCACCGTCCACTGGCACGGCATGATCCTGCCGTCGGGGATGGACGGCGTGGGCGGCCTTTCGCAGCCGCACATCCCCGTCGGCAAGACCTTCGTCTACGAGTTCGACCTCGTGAAGTCCGGCACCTTCATGTACCACCCGCATTCGGACGAGATGGTCCAGATGGCGATGGGCATGATGGGCTTCTTCGTCGTCCATCCCAAGGACCCGAAGTTCATGCCGGTGGACCGCGACTTCGTTTTCCTGCTCAGCGCCTATGACATCGATCCCGGCACCTACGTGCCGCGCGTCATGGAGATGACCGACTTCAATCTCTGGACCTGGAACAGCCGGGTCTTCCCGGGCATCGATCCGCTGGTGGTCTCGAAGAACGACAAGGTCCGCGTCCGCGTCGGTAACCTGACGATGACCAACCATCCGATCCACATGCATGGCTACGATTTCGAGGTGACATGCACCGACGGCGGCTGGGTCCGGCCAGAGGCACGCTGGCCGGAGGTCAGCATCGACATTCCCGTCGGCGCGATGCGGGCCTACGAGTTCGACGCAAAGCATGTCGGCGACTGGGCGATCCATTGCCACAAGTCGCATCACACGATGAACGCGATGGGCCACGACATCCCGACCTTCATCGGCGTCGACAAGAAGGAAGTCACCAAGAAGATCAGGCAGATCCGTCCCGAATACATGCCGATGGGTACGGCCGGCATGGCGGATATGGGCGAGATGTCCATGGAAATACCGGAAAACACCGTTCCCATGATGACGGGGTGGGGACCCCACGGCCCCATCGAGATGGGCGGCATGTTTTCGGTGGTGAAGGTCCGCGAGGGCATCTCGGCGGGCGATTACACCGATCCGGGTTGGTACGAAAACCCGCCCGGCACACAGGCCTGGGAGTGGACGGGAAGCCTTCCCGACGCGACCAAGGCCAAAGACGCAAAGACGCAGCCGCCGTCGAAACATTCGAACCACGGCTGATTGAAACACTCCCAACAATCAAAGGACATGATCATGAAAACTGCAATCCTCGGCCTCCTCCTGGCCACCCTCGCGACGCCGGTTCTGGCATCGGGCAGCCACGCGGGCGGCCACGGCGAAGCCATGGCCGTTGGCGAACCCGGCGACAAGTCGAAGGTCAGCCAGACCATCCGCGTCAGCATGAAGGAGACGCCGGACGGCAAGATGGTCTTCACTCCGAACGACTTCAAGGTTCGCAAGGGCCAGACCATCCGCTTCACCATCAGGAACGAAGGCGAGCTCGACCACGAGTTCGTCCTCGACCAGGAGGCCAAGGTGATGGAGCACAAGGCGGTCATGGAGAAGTTTCCGGACATGGAGCATGACGATCCGAACGCGATCCGCCTGAAGCCCGGCAAATCCGGCGATATCGTCTGGAAATTCACCAATGACGGCGTCTTCAAGATCGCCTGCCTCGTTCCCGGCCACTACGACGCCGGAATGCACGGCGACGTGGCTGTAGCCAACAAGTAGGTCAGAGGGAAGGAAGTAGAGCATGAAAACCGTTTTCAAACTTACCGTCATCGCAGCGCTCGGCCTGACATCCGCCAGCGGTGCGTTCGCTCAGGAATTCACCAAGGCCACCGTCAAGAAGGTCGATACGAAGGCCAAGAAGGTCACGCTCGTCCACGAGGAGCTGAAGGGTCTCGAAATGCCCGCCATGACCATGGTCTTTCAGGTCGGCGACGACGCGTTGCTGACCAAGCTGAAGGAGGGCGCAAAGGTGCAGTTCGTCGCTGAACGCGTCAACGGCAAGCTGACGGTCACGCAGGTAAAGTGATCATCACGCCGCGCTTCCCTACGGAGGCGCGGCCTTACCTCTCGGCAAGCCATCTGAAACCACGGCGCCTTGGTGCGATCGATTGCACGGGTCAAATCCCGCTTGAATAACCGCAAATAGCCGACCGAGGCTCGATTCCTCCAGGCCAACGGCAAAAATCGTCGTAACGATCGGATTATCGAAGGCTTTCACGCCGGCCACCCCTTTTCACCGGCGGGCGATGCGCCTATATCAACGTTGCCGGACTTCGGTACGGCTATGGCAATAAACGGCCGGTGTAATAAACCTATTGGACCCGGGGGCGATAGGTGAGCATGCCCCCCGAGTGAGTCCACACGACCTTGGCACTCCCTCTCGTAATCAGGCTGAAGCTGCGCGCTTCCAAATTGCGCTGTAGCTGCTTCAGCCTGATGTGGCACAACGCTTTGGACCCAGCCTTTGGCTGGGCCTTCTCAATCCGAAAATATGCAGTGGCTAATCGGATGAACGCTCGAAAGCGCGTTCTAATAGAACCCCGGCTACGCGTTTTTTTGGCTCGTCTAGCAGAACCACACCTGCCTTCTTCAGAGCGATTGCGATCTTCTCGAACTCTTCTGTAGGTATGGTTTGAGTTTTGCCGCTCGCAAACCGACTGATAAGGCTTTGCGTGACCGCCGCCTGCGAGGCCAAGTCTGCCTGGAGTAGACCAGCAAGTGCCCGACCAGCTCGTAGGTACCCTCTGGGAACTAAAACGTCTACCTTCTCGGTATCCCACAGAATTCCGGGCCCGTGCTCGGAGGTCGCCTCAGCGAACTTGATTCCTGCCCTTTCGAAGTATCGCCTCAGCTTAACAGCCTGCGGTCGGATAGCTCGTCGATATTTTCCCGCCTCGACCCTGAAGACCACATTACGGTCGACGTCTGCATGAGCAGAAACGTCCGCTTGCCCTAAGCCAAGCAAGGACCGAGCAGCACGAAAACTTCCTGCGTGAAAATCCATAGAATGGGACAGAAGACCCTACTGCAAAAATGTCAACATTATGCGCTGATGATGCGCTTATTACGCACAGTATGCAGTTTGTTGACATTGCATGCAGACTCATGGTTCTTCTTTGCTCAAGGAAACCTCCACGAATCGGAGTTCACATTGAGAAAATCCCTCGCCTACCATCGTCGAAGCTGGATGTGGTTCTGCTCAACATCGATGACCAAAGTTCAGGGTTGTCTCAAATCACTTCGACCTGGAATTCCGGCGTCGTCGCCAGCCGAGGCTGACGGTGAGCCCAACCAAAAACACCGCGACGGAGCTGTTTATGAAATTTAATGATCTGGTTAGTGTCGCTCCTGAAACCCAGCTACCTGAACTTGTTGCGCGACTACGCGACCTTGCTACCGCG
It encodes:
- a CDS encoding copper-binding protein, whose translation is MKTVFKLTVIAALGLTSASGAFAQEFTKATVKKVDTKAKKVTLVHEELKGLEMPAMTMVFQVGDDALLTKLKEGAKVQFVAERVNGKLTVTQVK
- a CDS encoding cupredoxin domain-containing protein; this encodes MKTAILGLLLATLATPVLASGSHAGGHGEAMAVGEPGDKSKVSQTIRVSMKETPDGKMVFTPNDFKVRKGQTIRFTIRNEGELDHEFVLDQEAKVMEHKAVMEKFPDMEHDDPNAIRLKPGKSGDIVWKFTNDGVFKIACLVPGHYDAGMHGDVAVANK
- a CDS encoding multicopper oxidase family protein, which encodes MFSRRQLLGAGAAGAALVSSQSWSQTTNMGLPEAAVMDSAATQTPVRPSVGPDYNPVVTLNGWTLPFRMNNGVKEFHLVAEPVEREMAEGMTAYLWGYNGQSPGPTIEAVEGDRVRIFVTNKLPEHTTVHWHGMILPSGMDGVGGLSQPHIPVGKTFVYEFDLVKSGTFMYHPHSDEMVQMAMGMMGFFVVHPKDPKFMPVDRDFVFLLSAYDIDPGTYVPRVMEMTDFNLWTWNSRVFPGIDPLVVSKNDKVRVRVGNLTMTNHPIHMHGYDFEVTCTDGGWVRPEARWPEVSIDIPVGAMRAYEFDAKHVGDWAIHCHKSHHTMNAMGHDIPTFIGVDKKEVTKKIRQIRPEYMPMGTAGMADMGEMSMEIPENTVPMMTGWGPHGPIEMGGMFSVVKVREGISAGDYTDPGWYENPPGTQAWEWTGSLPDATKAKDAKTQPPSKHSNHG
- a CDS encoding TolC family protein: MITRHIRLVSAVVLPLAAAGCVTTDYSAKDAGFATASSKSSEATGKQTVWVQNREQAQAVRDRVKALMVRKTVDVETAVQVALLNNKGLQASYADLGESAADAWQTQLSVFPTFSVGLTGIATPGLEAYRVLEGAVAANILALATYDKNIKLADTRFRQAQLNAAIATISLAAETRRAWINAVAAWENVAYLNQAKAAADAASELAKKIGEAGSMPKADQAREHVFYAELTGETAKARLEAKLAKEELVRLMGLSGSDIDFQIPNRLPSLPKALIKRDDIEAESIHRRMDLQVARLELQATAQSYKLEDVTRIVTDIELVGTYEKEREREDGKILSDVSKTASLEFRIPIFDSGQARLRKGELAYMRAANQLAELAVNARSQARSAYLAYRSNYDIARHYRNNVLPLRNAIEQQSLLTYNGMITSTFELIADTREKIDSTILAVKAKRDFWLAEANLAPVIYGGATGSAAAETEVASAEEAEAGGH